A genomic window from Rhizobium sp. EC-SD404 includes:
- a CDS encoding GGDEF domain-containing phosphodiesterase — protein MLSDVITSIRARYAFAGTAFGSIFTSAAFAYDATFVQSSEPFTSLIQTNPVYTAMALFPAMMGYTFFKVGESRARLVNELERRIEAEHTLEHNAFHDSLTSLKNRHALECDVLDRIAQGIGPNNRPALMLLDLDKFKFINDTMGHNVGDAILLALSDRLRAAIGSEQGIYRLGGDEFVILWNGGPSAKIINAFCDALVSLISFPFELGDLRLATGGSIGVTWLSPDDRTMSDALRRADLALYRAKEVPGSHFVLYDSALAYEAEQRMMMEKDLRLAIEEKQFFLEYQPIVHLETGLVKGFEALVRWQRGDLVVRPDMFIPVAEKSGLIVPLGKWVLVEACRHASLWPADVGVSVNVAGEQFKDAGFVAMVERTLSETSLDARRLTIEFTESLFSVDVDVVRGSLARLRSLGVRLALDDFGTGFSSISHLRSFPLDTLKIDRSFTESMLTDEREAELVGVIMKLSQAFDISTTVEGVETESQLEFIRKAGAGDVQGFLFSRPVPVDQVPSIIAETRHRLRKSDAVPAAGSAAVVQLPKRYQV, from the coding sequence TACGAGCATCAGAGCACGCTATGCCTTTGCCGGCACTGCTTTCGGCTCGATTTTTACGTCCGCGGCCTTCGCGTATGACGCGACGTTCGTCCAGAGTTCGGAACCATTCACGTCGCTGATCCAGACCAATCCCGTCTACACGGCCATGGCGCTCTTTCCCGCCATGATGGGTTACACCTTTTTCAAGGTCGGCGAATCCCGCGCGCGTCTCGTCAATGAGCTGGAGCGTCGCATCGAAGCTGAGCACACGCTCGAGCACAATGCATTTCATGACTCCCTGACATCTCTGAAGAACAGGCACGCACTGGAATGCGATGTTCTGGACAGGATCGCGCAGGGCATCGGACCGAACAACCGCCCGGCACTGATGCTGCTCGACCTCGATAAGTTCAAGTTCATCAACGACACGATGGGCCACAATGTCGGCGATGCGATCCTGCTTGCGCTGTCGGATCGGCTGCGGGCCGCCATCGGGTCGGAGCAGGGCATCTATCGGCTGGGTGGCGACGAATTCGTCATCCTTTGGAATGGCGGACCGTCCGCCAAAATCATCAACGCGTTCTGCGATGCGCTCGTTTCGCTGATCTCGTTCCCGTTCGAACTGGGAGACCTGCGCCTCGCAACCGGCGGCAGCATCGGGGTGACCTGGCTCAGCCCGGACGATCGCACCATGTCGGATGCGTTGCGCCGCGCCGATCTTGCGCTTTATCGCGCCAAGGAAGTGCCGGGCAGCCATTTCGTCCTCTATGACAGCGCGCTCGCCTACGAGGCTGAGCAGCGCATGATGATGGAGAAGGATCTGCGGCTGGCGATCGAGGAGAAGCAGTTCTTCCTCGAATATCAACCGATCGTCCACCTCGAGACCGGCTTGGTCAAAGGGTTCGAGGCCCTTGTACGCTGGCAGCGCGGCGACCTCGTCGTGCGTCCCGACATGTTCATCCCCGTCGCGGAGAAGTCGGGGCTGATTGTGCCGCTCGGCAAATGGGTGCTTGTGGAGGCGTGCCGCCATGCGAGCTTGTGGCCTGCCGATGTCGGTGTTTCGGTGAACGTCGCGGGCGAACAGTTCAAGGATGCGGGCTTCGTGGCGATGGTGGAGCGGACGCTCAGCGAAACCAGCCTCGACGCAAGGCGCCTTACAATCGAGTTCACCGAATCCCTCTTCAGTGTCGACGTCGATGTGGTTCGCGGCAGTCTTGCCCGGCTCAGGTCACTCGGCGTGCGGCTGGCGCTCGACGATTTCGGCACTGGTTTCTCGTCGATCAGCCATTTGCGATCCTTCCCGCTCGATACACTGAAGATCGATCGGTCGTTTACAGAATCGATGCTGACGGACGAGCGCGAGGCGGAGCTCGTCGGTGTCATCATGAAGCTGTCACAGGCCTTCGACATCTCGACCACGGTCGAAGGCGTCGAGACCGAAAGCCAGCTGGAGTTCATCCGCAAGGCCGGTGCCGGCGATGTCCAGGGGTTCCTGTTTTCGCGGCCTGTGCCCGTCGACCAGGTGCCGTCGATCATCGCCGAGACGCGCCACCGCTTGCGCAAAAGCGATGCGGTGCCGGCTGCCGGCAGCGCGGCCGTCGTCCAACTCCCCAAGCGCTACCAGGTCTAG